From the genome of Ananas comosus cultivar F153 linkage group 18, ASM154086v1, whole genome shotgun sequence, one region includes:
- the LOC109724105 gene encoding two-component response regulator-like PRR37, protein MGSSHLVSTEGVVHKGLAELNRHVLNEPKEVRNGVVREGHGLSEEDESRINEVEDMQYDHARDSAFLAQEGDSQKQQKGPIIQWERFLPVRTLKVLLVENDDSTRHVVSALLRNCGYEVTTATNGLQAWKILEDLTKHIDLVLTEVVMPSLSGLGLLSKIMSHKTCKNIPVIMMSSSDSMGTVFKCLSKGAVDFLVKPIRKNELKNLWQHVWRRCHSSSGSGSESGIQTQKCANSKSAEESDNNSDSNDDDDNGSIGLNARDGSDNGSGTQSSWTKRAVDVDSPQPMSPSDQLADPPDSTCAQVIHPRPEIFCNKQLPLTSNKSCRRQKDFADDFMGKDLEIGMPGNSATDYELYQTEQVNSKPTGAIFEKMPPESGQKSEGVIGLDGSNTSDEPRAQAADLIGVMANNTEVQQAAKYVPNGFSKTIDGKGKSTDGFFELPSLDLSLRRLRSVGDGISPNTDDRNVLRRSDLSAFTRYHMSAASNQALTGYGGSCSPLDNSSEAVKTESTYNMISNSNAAPIKQRSNGSSNNNDMGSSTKNVVTKPSAATYKEKISLPSAVKVGIQYTSAVHPMQFRASASPHVVQDKADEAMAGGAVGGQQREVQNQVQVRHHHHHYHHHHHHVHSMQQQQQQQPLDNDLSLKNIAASGTQCGTSNVFTGGLVEGHAANYSLNGSNSGSNHGSNGQNASNTAANGGEGMNIESANGAADKCGGGGGANGSGSGSGSGVYQNWLAQREAALNKFRQKRKERNFGKKVRYQSRKRLAEQRPRVRGQFVRQTALEQMGLKAER, encoded by the exons ATGGGAAGTTCCCATCTAGTGAGTACGGAGGGGGTTGTCCACAAAGGGCTGGCGGAACTAAACCGCCATGTCCTAAATGAACCGAAGGAAGTTAGGAATGGTGTCGTCAGGGAGGGCCATGGGCTCTCTGAAGAAGATGAGTCAAGGATTAATGAGGTGGAAGATATGCAATACGATCATGCTAGAGATTCTGCATTCCTAGCACAAGAGGGTGATTCGCAGAAGCAGCAGAAAGGCCCAATCATACAGTGGGAGAGGTTTCTTCCTGTCAGAACGCTCAAGGTTTTACTTGTGGAGAATGATGATTCTACCCGCCATGTGGTCAGTGCCTTGCTCCGTAACTGTGGCTATGAAG TTACTACTGCTACAAATGGCTTACAAGCATGGAAAATCTTGGAGGATTTGACAAAGCATATTGACCTTGTCTTGACCGAGGTGGTCATGCCTTCTTTATCTGGGCTTGGTCTTCTAAGCAAAATCATGAGCCACAAGACTTGCAAGAATATTCCAGTGATTA TGATGTCATCAAGTGATTCTATGGGTACAGTGTTTAAATGTTTATCAAAAGGTGCAGTTGACTTTTTAGTGAAACCTATCCGTAAGAATGAGCTTAAAAACCTTTGGCAGCACGTTTGGAGGAGGTGTCATAGT TCCAGCGGTAGTGGAAGTGAAAGTGGAATTCAAACGCAGAAATGTGCCAATTCAAAGAGTGCTGAAGAGTCTGATAATAATAGCGACAGCAATGATGACGATGATAATGGGAGCATTGGTTTGAATGCAAGGGATGGAAGTGATAACGGAAGTGGAACTCAG AGTTCCTGGACAAAACGTGCTGTGGATGTTGACAGTCCCCAACCTATGTCTCCATCAGATCAGTTGGCAGATCCACCTGATAGCACTTGTGCACAAGTGATTCACCCAAGACCTGAAATATTCTGTAACAAACAGCTGCCTCTGACTAGTAACAAAAGTTGCCGACGACAGAAAGACTTTGCTG ATGACTTCATGGGAAAGGACTTAGAAATCGGAATGCCTGGAAACTCAGCTACAGATTATGAGTTATACCAAACAGAGCAGGTTAATTCCAAGCCAACAGGTGCAATCTTTGAGAAAATGCCTCCTGAGAGTGGCCAAAAGAGTGAGGGAGTGATCGGACTTGATGGCAGCAACACTTCCGACGAACCAAGAGCTCAAGCAGCTGATCTGATAGGTGTGATGGCCAATAACACGGAAGTTCAACAGGCAGCCAAATATGTCCCAAATGGCTTCTCTAAGACCATAGATGGAAAAGGCAAAAGCACCGATGGCTTTTTTGAATTACCCTCCCTTGACTTGAGTCTAAGGAGGCTAAGATCGGTTGGAGATGGCATATCTCCAAACACGGACGATCGCAACGTTCTACGACGATCAGATCTATCAGCATTTACAAG GTACCACATGTCTGCTGCTTCGAATCAAGCCCTGACTGGTTATGGAGGAAGCTGTTCGCCACTCGATAACAGCTCAGAGGCCGTGAAGACTGAGTCAACATACAACATGATATCCAATTCAAATGCCGCTCCAATTAAGCAACGGTCCAATGGTAGCAGTAACAATAATGATATGGGCTCCTCCACCAAGAATGTAGTCACTAAGCCATCAGCGGCTACATACAAGGAAAAAATATCATTACCATCCGCAGTCAAGGTTGGTATTCAATATACCTCTGCCGTCCACCCCATGCAGTTCCGAGCCTCGGCTTCTCCTCATGTTGTCCAAGACAAAGCTGATGAGGCGATGGCAGGTGGTGCGGTGGGAGGACAACAAAGGGAAGTACAGAATCAGGTGCAGGTTCGACATCACCATCACCATTaccaccaccatcaccaccaTGTTCACAGtatgcagcagcagcagcagcagcagccactGGATAATGACTTGTCCCTTAAGAACATAGCAGCATCAGGCACCCAGTGTGGTACGTCAAATGTGTTCACTGGTGGCTTAGTGGAAGGTCATGCTGCGAATTATAGCTTAAACGGGAGCAACTCGGGAAGTAATCATGGGAGCAACGGGCAAAATGCGAGCAACACTGCCGCAAATGGTGGAGAAGGAATGAACATAGAGAGTGCTAATGGAGCTGCAGATAAATGTGGGGGGGGTGGTGGGGCCAATGGGAGTGGGAGTGGAAGTGGAAGCGGTGTGTACCAGAATTGGCTTGCACAGAGAGAGGCTGCGTTGAACAAGTTCAGgcagaaaaggaaagagaggaaTTTTGGGAAAAAG gTGCGCTATCAGAGCAGGAAGAGGCTGGCCGAGCAGCGGCCACGTGTTCGTGGGCAATTCGTACGCCAAACTGCACTTGAACAAATGGGCCTGAAAGCGGAAAGATGA
- the LOC109724108 gene encoding elongator complex protein 6 — MAELPNLLDEAMGFAPGSAAPFPRGGVVVLVEDCVETSGAFVLHHFLKRALSSGGGGGGAVVFLAFAQPFAHYDRLLRKLGCNLSVQRKNNKLHFFDLLEYPGLRKGNATNRGFLDLYREIQRVVEGCSLQEDNKGCVNIMIDDLSFLEIAAHGSMDDVLDFLHYCISLTSVMDCSLVILNHEDIYATEEDHELLTHLRYFSDFLIKVGPLNTGLAADVHGQLTIVNKEIFKDHARPMQKVRNFHFKVKENGVETFYPGSRH, encoded by the exons ATGGCCGAGCTCCCGAACCTTCTCGACGAGGCCATGGGGTTCGCCCCCGGATCCGCCGCCCCATTCCCccgcggcggcgtcgtcgtccTCGTGGAGGACTGCGTCGAGACGAGCGGCGCCTTCGTCCTCCACCACTTCTTGAAGCGCGCGCTctcctccggcggcggcggcggcggcgccgtcgtCTTCCTTGCCTTCGCGCAGCCCTTCGCCCACTACGATCGCCTTCTCCGTAAGCTG GGCTGTAATCTATCTGTGCAACGGAAAAACAATAAGCTACATTTCTTTGACTTGCTTGAATATCCAG GTCTTAGAAAGGGAAATGCCACAAACCGTGGGTTTTTAGACTTGTACAGAGAGATTCAAAGGGTTGTAGAAGGCTGCAGCTTGCAGGAAGATAACAAGGGCTGTGTTAATATAATGATAGATGACCTCTCTTTTTTGGAAATTGCTGCTCATGGTTCTATGGACGATGTCTTGGACTTTTTGCACTACTGCATTAGCCTTACCTCTGTGATG GATTGCTCATTGGTAATTCTAAACCATGAAGACATTTATGCAACCGAGGAAGACCATGAACTTCTTACACATCTACGGTACTTTTCAGACTTTTTGATAAAGGTTGGACCATTGAATACTGGTTTGGCTGCCGATGTGCACGGACAG TTGACTATTGTAAATAAGGAGATATTTAAAGATCATGCACGCCCAATGCAAAAGGTTCGGAATTTCCATTTCAAGGTGAAGGAAAATGGTGTTGAAACTTTTTATCCAGGAAGTCGACACTGA
- the LOC109724107 gene encoding probable serine/threonine-protein kinase PBL7 isoform X2 → MGCFSCSGKRSKKPKEKDHIPPPPEKSKSISSQDAKRQKSLESKTEISNSGSEHIAAQTFTFRELAAATRNFRADCLLGEGGFGRVYKGRLEGTNQVVAIKQLDRNGLQGNREFLVEVLMLSLLHHPNLVNLLGYCADGDQRLLVYEYMPLGSLEDHLHDPSPDKKRLDWNTRMRIAAGAAKGLEYLHDKANPPVIYRDLKCSNILLGEGYHPKLSDFGLAKLGPVGDKTHVSTRVMGTYGYCAPEYAMTGQLTLKSDVYSFGVVLLEIITGRRAIDNSRAAGEHNLVAWARPLFKDRRKFPQMADPTLQGQYPTRGLYQALAVAAMCVQEQPTMRPLIADVVTALSYLASQTYNPEAQSNQNTSWLSAPGTPPRTRRDIERKSGGSSSDKRAV, encoded by the exons ATGGGGTGCTTTAGCTGCTCCGGGAAGCGGAGTAAGAAGCCCAAGGAGAAGGATCATATCCCACCTCCCCCAG AGAAATCAAAGTCTATTTCTTCACAGGATGCAAAGCGGCAAAAGTCGTTAGAATCAAAGACGGAGATTTCGAACAGTGGATCCGAGCATATTGCTGCACAAACATTCACTTTTCGGGAATTGGCTGCAGCAACCAGGAATTTTAGAGCTGATTGCCTTCTAGGAGAGGGAGGGTTCGGTCGAGTGTACAAAGGCAGGTTGGAAGGTACTAATCAG GTCGTGGCTATAAAGCAGCTCGATCGTAATGGATTGCAAGGAAACAGGGAGTTCCTTGTTGAAGTTCTTATGTTGAGTTTACTCCACCACCCTAATCTTGTCAACTTACTTGGCTATTGTGCTGATGGAGATCAAAGGCTTTTGGTCTATGAATACATGCCCTTAGGATCTTTGGAAGATCACCTTCATG ACCCTTCTCCAGATAAGAAGAGGCTGGATTGGAATACCAGAATGAGAATAGCTGCTGGTGCAGCTAAAGGATTAGAGTACTTGCATGATAAAGCCAATCCGCCTGTCATCTATCGTGACTTGAAGTGCTCGAATATTTTGCTTGGAGAGGGATATCATCCTAAGTTATCCGACTTTGGGTTGGCTAAGTTGGGTCCAGTTGGGGATAAAACTCATGTATCCACCAGGGTAATGGGAACATATGGATATTGTGCACCTGAATATGCTATGACCGGACAGCTGACTCTTAAATCAGATGTTTACAGCTTCGGTGTTGTTCTTTTGGAGATCATCACTGGAAGAAGAGCTATCGACAATTCTCGGGCTGCTGGAGAGCACAATCTCGTTGCTTGG GCGCGTCCGCTTTTCAAAGATAGGAGGAAATTTCCCCAAATGGCGGATCCGACCCTTCAGGGCCAATATCCAACCAGGGGATTGTACCAGGCACTTGCCGTTGCTGCAATGTGCGTTCAGGAGCAACCAACCATGAGACCTCTCATAGCCGATGTAGTCACTGCTCTCTCGTACCTTGCCTCCCAAACTTATAACCCGGAAGCACAATCAAATCAAAACACCTCTTGGTTGTCCGCTCCAGGTACCCCCCCTCGGACACGGAGGGACATAGAGAGGAAATCAGGTGGTAGTTCTTCTGACAAAAGAGCAGTTTGA
- the LOC109724107 gene encoding probable serine/threonine-protein kinase PBL7 isoform X1 produces MGCFSCSGKRSKKPKEKDHIPPPPEKSKSISSQDAKRQKSLESKTEISNSGSEHIAAQTFTFRELAAATRNFRADCLLGEGGFGRVYKGRLEGTNQVVAIKQLDRNGLQGNREFLVEVLMLSLLHHPNLVNLLGYCADGDQRLLVYEYMPLGSLEDHLHGMVIDFTTLYSHHIFGGYILKLIANDFLVSSDPSPDKKRLDWNTRMRIAAGAAKGLEYLHDKANPPVIYRDLKCSNILLGEGYHPKLSDFGLAKLGPVGDKTHVSTRVMGTYGYCAPEYAMTGQLTLKSDVYSFGVVLLEIITGRRAIDNSRAAGEHNLVAWARPLFKDRRKFPQMADPTLQGQYPTRGLYQALAVAAMCVQEQPTMRPLIADVVTALSYLASQTYNPEAQSNQNTSWLSAPGTPPRTRRDIERKSGGSSSDKRAV; encoded by the exons ATGGGGTGCTTTAGCTGCTCCGGGAAGCGGAGTAAGAAGCCCAAGGAGAAGGATCATATCCCACCTCCCCCAG AGAAATCAAAGTCTATTTCTTCACAGGATGCAAAGCGGCAAAAGTCGTTAGAATCAAAGACGGAGATTTCGAACAGTGGATCCGAGCATATTGCTGCACAAACATTCACTTTTCGGGAATTGGCTGCAGCAACCAGGAATTTTAGAGCTGATTGCCTTCTAGGAGAGGGAGGGTTCGGTCGAGTGTACAAAGGCAGGTTGGAAGGTACTAATCAG GTCGTGGCTATAAAGCAGCTCGATCGTAATGGATTGCAAGGAAACAGGGAGTTCCTTGTTGAAGTTCTTATGTTGAGTTTACTCCACCACCCTAATCTTGTCAACTTACTTGGCTATTGTGCTGATGGAGATCAAAGGCTTTTGGTCTATGAATACATGCCCTTAGGATCTTTGGAAGATCACCTTCATGGTATGGTAATTGATTTCACTACTCTCTATAGTCATCACATTTTTGGTGGTTATATACTGAAATTGATAGCTAATGATTTCCTGGTCTCATCAGACCCTTCTCCAGATAAGAAGAGGCTGGATTGGAATACCAGAATGAGAATAGCTGCTGGTGCAGCTAAAGGATTAGAGTACTTGCATGATAAAGCCAATCCGCCTGTCATCTATCGTGACTTGAAGTGCTCGAATATTTTGCTTGGAGAGGGATATCATCCTAAGTTATCCGACTTTGGGTTGGCTAAGTTGGGTCCAGTTGGGGATAAAACTCATGTATCCACCAGGGTAATGGGAACATATGGATATTGTGCACCTGAATATGCTATGACCGGACAGCTGACTCTTAAATCAGATGTTTACAGCTTCGGTGTTGTTCTTTTGGAGATCATCACTGGAAGAAGAGCTATCGACAATTCTCGGGCTGCTGGAGAGCACAATCTCGTTGCTTGG GCGCGTCCGCTTTTCAAAGATAGGAGGAAATTTCCCCAAATGGCGGATCCGACCCTTCAGGGCCAATATCCAACCAGGGGATTGTACCAGGCACTTGCCGTTGCTGCAATGTGCGTTCAGGAGCAACCAACCATGAGACCTCTCATAGCCGATGTAGTCACTGCTCTCTCGTACCTTGCCTCCCAAACTTATAACCCGGAAGCACAATCAAATCAAAACACCTCTTGGTTGTCCGCTCCAGGTACCCCCCCTCGGACACGGAGGGACATAGAGAGGAAATCAGGTGGTAGTTCTTCTGACAAAAGAGCAGTTTGA